AGAGCTGCGCCGTGGCACCAGGGGGAATGTAAAAATATCAGGCTTAATTTGCATTCAAAATATTCggctttaatgttatggctgatcagtgtatatattCATATGATATTCCGACAGTAGTTCTGTCAGTTCTATATTACAAAACATTTCTAGCATTAATTAGTAATGAAATTAGTATAAAACTTACCATTAATCCGCCCCTtcaaaaattttattgtttCTGTTAGCTAATACTTTGAGATTTGTGAGACAGAACAACACATCGATAAACTGGTTTATTAAAAGCTAAATCTGCGATGTTCAACAAAGAAACCACTTTGCATCTGGTGTGTTATTCCCTATTTGAAGCAACTGTGCCTATTTACTATTTAACTGTTAATCTGTCTGTTTCCAGATTTTTAATACCCATACAAATTCTTGATCCTGAGATTTTTCTGTCATACAAGCCATTtccgaaatgtaaaaataatttgattggGACTAGAACTATAAACCTTTAGTATTATAATTATAGCGCAAGCTTAGTCACATTGAGTTACTACTGATCCTGCGGAAACGACTTCTTGTTTTGCTAAAAGGTTTGTACTGATGCATCTCAGGTAGAACGTTATACTGTATCCCCCATCAAATGAATATCCATCACATCGCATctgtaaacacaaaacacaGTCATGGAGAGAGATATCTGTCCAACCTTGGATAGCCATCAGTAAAGGCTATACACAGCCATTTAGATCATGTGGaaagtgtcactgtgtgtggaCGTGAGGGAGAGGAGGCTTTAACTCGTTTGCCCTCAGGCCTTAAAAACGCTGCGGCTTTTTCCACTGGTCACTTAAGGCCATGTGTAAAGAAATTCAACAGTTTCTTCATGCGAATGGTTACGTTACCATGATCGCCCCCACAAAGAACCCTATTCGGGAGCTCTGTTTTCAACAAAAGTGTAAGCTTTGTCTCTGGTCATTTttttgggtcatttgtttatttgtttatttgttttttctagGGATGGACAGATAAGGCCTCTGTCCAGTGTAGGGTGCCACCCTGTGACCTTGTAAAAGAAAACCCATGCAAAATTAATGCGAGAAACATGAGcgtactgttttgttttgtccatTTGAAAGCTCTTGGGGTCATAAATTATGTTCACTCaatcctctcctcctcctcctcttctccttctcttctccttCTCCATAAGGGCAAGGGTATCTGAGGTGGGGCACACTCCTTTGCTAGATTACGGTTCAGTGCCACAGGCTCAGGTTTGCATTCTGATTTATACCAGAGCATATATGGCAGGTTCATTGCTCAAGTAAGTTTTATACTGGGCTCAAAAGCAATCCATGACCTCATCATTCGACTGCATCCATCAAAATCACCGAGATCACCAGACGCACAAAATTGAGCTGAGGGGGTTGTCTGGAGGTATGAACTTCTACcctcatcattaaaaaaaggaaattgtatttgtattttttcgaTCTAGAcgcataatatttttaaagcctaaaaatttaaatacaaggcttatggtttattttaaaagaatatatatatattataaaaaaaacttttttttattattgaaaaaaggACAGGTCCATTCAAACCAAATAAACCAACCAAAAGTTGGCACTTAAACATGATgggacttatttattttatttattactaaactcacttatttttttaattattataaattaaattataaaatcctttgtgttgtgtgtgtggtatcCAGGGTCTACTCCGCCGCATGTCCCGAGTTCCCTGAGAAGAGCATCCAGTGACCCTAACCAGGATAAGCGAGTGAGTAAAGGATGAGATTCTCAGTGTCCGGTGCTCCAACAAATAAGCAGTCagataaaatcaaaataaaatcgAGGTAATAAAAATTCTtacttactctcactcacttgcTTTATCATAGTCAGGGTGGAAGTGGATCTGATGCCTAGATTCCCAGGGACACCGGGTGTGAGGGGGCAATACACCTTGATCGAGACACCAGTCCATCCTAGGGCACCATGAAAACAAATATGCATTTGGAGGAACAATCTAATTTAGTCAGTCCAGCTCCTAGCATATTCTTCGGAGCTTGAAGGGGAACCCAGGGACCATGAagacagaatttaaaaaattctCCGTCTCACACAAGGGGGTCAGACCTGCTGCCTTTATCTTACAGTTTTTGCCCGTTGCTTGAACACATTTTGCAAAGCTTTGCTCATTGTGCCAAAACTCTAAACACAAGTAAACATGACACAACACTGGGAAATATACCATTCACATCTGTGCCAAATTAAAACTCAAAACCTAAACTCTGCAATCAAAACCTAACATTCCTTTGTCAAAATGTAACTCTGTTGACAAAATGACACATACTTGCATCATATGCAAACACTTTTAGATCAAGGGGAACACACtagtctactttatataaaacactcCAGTCTTTGATTTTCATTGTTGATTCAGAAGGCATATTTTCAGGAGACACATTttcaaacaaccaaaaaagCAAATAGGCCTACTCAATATTGTACATTGCAGCACCATGAattcagataaaaaataaaaaataaaacataatacagtaatagaaaaaacactatgctgtaaacacaaaaaatcATGACAATTGTGCATACGTGGGCTCATGGATCCCGCCGTCTGTTGGGGTCTGGCCACAGGACCTCATCGACATCACAAGCAATGTCTTCTCCCGCTGGGCACCGGGGAAAATATCCTCTTGCATGTCGAAACCATCCATGGATTGCTGTCACCTGAATGTCTCCGCAGGCCTGTTCCATTGCCTGCAGAAGAGGCATCGGGGCATGCGGTTGGGGGTTTAAAAATGGTGAGTAAGGGGGCAAGTATACCACTTCAAATTGATTGTGGTTGGAGAACCAGGCCTGGACCAGAGCAGCCCTTTGGAAACTGACATTATCCCATATCACCACAAACCTGGGCTGATCTGGTCTGTTCTGTACAACTATATTATGGAGAGCATCTAGAAATGTGAGTATATGTTGGCTATTGTATGGACCTAGTTTTGCATGATGATGGCGGCACACAATGTGATATTTCCCCTGCGCTGCCCTGGGACGTGCACAATTGCCCTTTGGCCAATTACATTACGACCCCGTCGTCTTGTTTTGCACAGGTTGAATCCAGCTTCATCAATGAAAATGAATCCATGCGGCTGTGCAGCTCCATCCATGGCCAAgattctctgtaaaaaaaaaaaaataaaaaaaaaagagagaacatATTACTGTACTACAGTGCTACACATACAGAACCCTCACCCCATCACACAGGTACCTGTGTAGCTCTCAGAATGGATCCATGTGGTACTGATATGGTACATATTCAGCTGCTACTGGATTTCACCAatactgtattgtaaatgtaaaggacAGTTACACTTACCCGTACATATTCAGCTCGAAGTCCTTTGACCCTGTCACTGTTCCTCTCAAATGGGACTCTGTAGAGCTGCTTCATGGTGATGCTGTGTTTTCCCAAGATGCGTCTGATGGTGGTGATGCTCACATGGTTTATGTTGTTGAACACTTGCCTGTCTGCAAGTATTTTCTTTCGTAGCTGGTGGAGACGGATGGCATTGTCTGCCTTCA
This genomic stretch from Clarias gariepinus isolate MV-2021 ecotype Netherlands chromosome 13, CGAR_prim_01v2, whole genome shotgun sequence harbors:
- the LOC128535778 gene encoding uncharacterized protein LOC128535778 → MTRRPSGGGRQRLFTQQQELAVVDLVKADNAIRLHQLRKKILADRQVFNNINHVSITTIRRILGKHSITMKQLYRVPFERNSDRVKGLRAEYVRRILAMDGAAQPHGFIFIDEAGFNLCKTRRRGLVQNRPDQPRFVVIWDNVSFQRAALVQAWFSNHNQFEVVYLPPYSPFLNPQPHAPMPLLQAMEQACGDIQVTAIHGWFRHARGYFPRCPAGEDIACDVDEVLWPDPNRRRDP